Below is a genomic region from Pseudomonadota bacterium.
GGTCGCCCCTACCTCCTCGTGCTCTCCACCCCCTGTCGCGGTTTGCAACCGAACAGCGTGGTGGTGTCGGAGAACGTGGGGGCCAAGTTCCAGCCGCGCATCGATACGCTGATCTTCGTCGATCCGTTCTCCAGCGCCGGGTTCAACGCGGGCACGGGCTCACTGGACAACATCGGCATCGTGAACCCAAGCGCCCGCACGGGCACCCTCGTGGGCCGGGGCGGCGTCGTCTGTCAGCCGGAGACGCTCTACGCTCTGGAGAGCAGCGAGTCGGTCGACCAAGTGCGTCAGGCTGTCTCTCGCAAGAAGGAGAAGTAATGGCGGCTAGCGACGGCGGGAGTGGCCGCCTGCGGGTCGGGACCCTCCAGTTTCACCCAACCTTTGGTGACGTTGGCCGCAACCGCGAGCGAGTATGCGAGGCCCTCGCGAACATCGAGGCGGACCTGCTGGTCTTACCTGAGCTCCCCTTCACCGGTTACCACTTCGCGGACCGGGCCGAGGCCTTGGCACTTGCCGAACCGCTCGACGACTCCCCCACGCTGATGAGGCTCGTGCAGCTGTGCGGCGAACGAAGGTTCCATCTGGTCACGGGCTTTGCCGAGCGCGCTGGCGAGAAGCTCTTCAACAGCGCCTTGCTGATCGGCCCCGAGGGCTTGATCGATTGCTATCGCAAACTGCACCTGTTCAACACGGAGACCGCCATCTTCGACCCGGGCGATCAGCCCCTTCGCGTGCACGAGGTGGCGGGGGCACGCATCGGCATGATGGTGTGCTTTGACTGGGTCTTCCCAGAGGTAGCACGCACCCTGGCCCTGCGCGGCGCCCAAGTCCTGTGTCATCCGAGCAACCTCGTGCTGACCTTCTGTCAGCAAGCCATGATCACCCGCTCGATCGAGAACCGCGTGTTCGCGGCCACCGCCAATCGTTTCGGTGAGGACCGGCGCCCGCACGGCACGCTCGACTTCACCGGCCAAAGCCAGCTCACGACGCCGAAGGGCGAGCTGCTGTTCCGGTGCTCAGGCGACGCCGAGCAGGTGTGCGTGGCGGCGATCGACCCCGCCGAGGCCGACGGCAAGTACATCACCCCCGCCAACCACGTCCACGACGACCGCCGGCCAGAGTTCTACGCCTGATGCCCGCACTGGGCGCGACCCTTCGAGCCCGCAGCGCAACTCCGTCTCGAGCCCAGACGCGCGTGCGCGAGCGCGGGCCGCTACACTTGTCTGCTGTCTGTCGAGGGCACGATGCTATCTCGGCCGCACGGAGCGGCCTGCAAGTCTAGAAAAAATTTCTGAATAACTGGAGGTTACATGCGCTTTCTCGCGTCCTTTGGAATTTCTGCTCTGGCGGCAGCCCTGCTCGCAGCGAGCGCTCAGGCAGAGGAGCCGCTAGCGGCCTTCAATGGCCTGAAGCTGCGCAACCTCGGGCCAGCCGTCACCTCGGGACGCGTGGTCGAGTTCGCCGTGCATCCGGAGAACCAGCATCACTACTTTGCCGCCACGGCTTCCGGTGGCCTATGGCTGACGAAGAACGATGGCATCACCTGGACGCCCGTATTCGATGGCTACGGCAGCTACTCGATCGGCACCGTCACCCTCGACCCGCGCAACCCTCTGGTGGTGTGGGTTGGCACGGGCGAGAACAACAGCCAGCGCAGCGTCGCCTACGGTGACGGCATCTACCGCTCCGTCGACGGCGGCCGCAGCTTCGAGAAGATGGGCTTGGAGAGCTCCGAGCA
It encodes:
- a CDS encoding nitrilase-related carbon-nitrogen hydrolase translates to MAASDGGSGRLRVGTLQFHPTFGDVGRNRERVCEALANIEADLLVLPELPFTGYHFADRAEALALAEPLDDSPTLMRLVQLCGERRFHLVTGFAERAGEKLFNSALLIGPEGLIDCYRKLHLFNTETAIFDPGDQPLRVHEVAGARIGMMVCFDWVFPEVARTLALRGAQVLCHPSNLVLTFCQQAMITRSIENRVFAATANRFGEDRRPHGTLDFTGQSQLTTPKGELLFRCSGDAEQVCVAAIDPAEADGKYITPANHVHDDRRPEFYA
- a CDS encoding DUF6491 family protein → MASAPLRRSASLTLLLGLAVLVTALAAGCATSSDAADAQRRRDLVVVPPNSQAVDSLRWSRVRSIKPVNNRMILIEAGRPYLLVLSTPCRGLQPNSVVVSENVGAKFQPRIDTLIFVDPFSSAGFNAGTGSLDNIGIVNPSARTGTLVGRGGVVCQPETLYALESSESVDQVRQAVSRKKEK